From the genome of Sporomusa sphaeroides DSM 2875:
TATGGCCCCTATCTATCGGCGAAAAACGCGGTGGAATCCCGGCAATTGGCAGAACAGGTTTCCGTACGGCAGGGGAATGGCCTTGAGGTACTTAGCCCCGGCGAAGCCGACGTCGCTGTGATTGCCGGCATGGGTGGGGCAAATATTATTGACATTTTGACATCCCGGCCAGAGGTGACGATAAGCATTAAACGCCTTATTTTACAACCCATGATTGCTGCCGCACTTGTTAGAGAATGGTTATGTATTAACAATTGGCACATCGTTGATGAACAATTGGTGGAAGAGGATGGGCGGTTATATCAGATCATTGCGGCAGAACAAGGAATAAGCCGGCAAGTGGAGCCGGTATTATATGAAATTGGACCGCTGCTCTGGCATACAAGGCATCCGCTGTTGAAACAGCATATCGAAGAATTGATCAGTCATTTGCGTGGCGTACTTTCGGCAATGGCCGGCAGTACGGAAGCCGTTAATTCTGTAAAATACAGAGAGTTTAATGGAAAACTGAAAGAATTGGAGGACAAGCTTGCATGTCTGTAAAATGCCGTGATATTATTGCCGGGCTTGAGCAGTTAGCTCCTGGTTATTTGGCAGAGGATTGGGATAATGTTGGTCTGTTGGTTGGCAGTCCGGAACAGACTATACATAAAG
Proteins encoded in this window:
- a CDS encoding tRNA (adenine(22)-N(1))-methyltransferase, yielding MKLGERLKTIADMVPAGATMADIGTDHAYLPIYLVTRNVISRAIAGDIHYGPYLSAKNAVESRQLAEQVSVRQGNGLEVLSPGEADVAVIAGMGGANIIDILTSRPEVTISIKRLILQPMIAAALVREWLCINNWHIVDEQLVEEDGRLYQIIAAEQGISRQVEPVLYEIGPLLWHTRHPLLKQHIEELISHLRGVLSAMAGSTEAVNSVKYREFNGKLKELEDKLACL